The Lucilia cuprina isolate Lc7/37 chromosome 5, ASM2204524v1, whole genome shotgun sequence genome includes a window with the following:
- the LOC111679208 gene encoding uncharacterized protein LOC111679208 isoform X1 produces the protein MSVIKRESTYWQDSDTFLLRRSDKFVKLLDSGLLSDCKFIVGPDDATAETINGHKIMFVLESPVLERMLTGDFIEAEKDKGIRINDVDPHDFKNFCHMIYDNNSSNLKKFTLEEIMELYRICDKYMVQSICETCISYFKDTIKGLHLDRLIIMFEFATNLEDKSLQTAVEKEISTHKETSMVDKLNELPLKVFYDYVLFLSKLSVPHSPLMIFNTIDSYFKRNHLIRKGVKTTITETISEKKNQEIITENMTDKDGKGPIMKMFETAVGKEKEAIMEYMSDGANTENKEINNIQSFKSMLFALVKFEEMTPYEFVTGPGESDLFGFRYKYQMLSYLCTTKFAFTRRNY, from the exons atGTCGGTAATAAAAAGGGAATCGACTTACTGGCAAGATTCAGA tactTTTCTTTTAAGACGATCggataaatttgtaaaactcTTGGATTCAGGATTATTGTCCGACTGCAAGTTTATTGTTGGACCCGATGACGCAACGGCTGAAACAATAAACGGTCATAAAATAATGTTCGTTTTAGAATCACCAGTATTGGAACGAATGCTAACTGGAGACTTTATCGAAGCAGAAAAAGATAAAGGAATACGCATAAATGATGTTGATCCGCatgatttcaaaaatttttgccATATGATTTATGATAATAATTCATCAAATCTTAAAAAGTTTACTTTAGAAGAAATAATGGAATTGTATCGTATATGTGACAAATATATGGTTCAATCGATTTGTGAAACTTGCATAAGTTATTTTAAAGATACAATAAAAGGTCTTCACTTAGATcgattaataataatgtttgaaTTTGCCACTAACCTGGAAGATAAAAGTTTACAAACTGCTGTAGAGAAG GAAATTTCTACTCATAAGGAAACGTCAATGGTTGACAAACTCAATGAATTGCCCTTGAAAGTATTTTATGATTATGTTCTTTTTCTCAGCAAGTTATCGGTACCACATTCACCTTTAATGATCTTCAATACAATTGATTCATATTTTAAACGTAACCATTTAATAAGAAAAGGAGTTAAAACGACTATAACAGAGACAATTTCAGAAAAGAAAAACCAAGAAATCATAACGGAAAATATGACAGACAAGGATGGCAAAGGACCtataatgaaaatgtttgaaacGGCGGTCGGAAAAGAAAAAGAAGCTATAATGGAATATATGTCAGACGGAGCTAACACTGAAAATAAGGAAATAAACAATATACAGTCGTTTAAAAGTATGCTTTTCGCGTtagtaaaatttgaagaaatgaCACCCTATGAGTTTGTAACTGGACCAGGAGAATCAGATCTTTTTGGTTTTCGATATAAATACCAAATGCTTTCGTATTTGTGTACTACGAAATTTGCTTTTACCAGAAGAAATTACTAA
- the LOC111679180 gene encoding uncharacterized protein LOC111679180, with protein sequence MPNFVQGVCEEFCPEAESKLRTREKLLNFFEYKDGQKHVPGTLVKCFARSAAGIKTPKAKDMRTERCLQRCIEYLLKDIILDKRKPFNLVYDFIFDRLRAIRQEMVMQNYNAKQTIKLLQPMIMFLSYSRYKLCEEAVDNFDPKICEQHLQECLKRALVCYDEISLDDLKLIDIFNRAFLEALYQIFNLGSVDALKRCLTLPQEIRTHSLFSLVFKISLSYLQGNYYRVLTGLQTLPHILCAMGCLKLPTLRRNLYEIFANAYSSKQLSVPVDFVQRLTAHANVNELLEDCKYYNIKILDDKLHLNFQKNDFNSKITILKCKHEYFVDVKLKNIYLPEVLLMKKM encoded by the exons ATGCCAAATTTTGTGCAAGGTGTTTGTGAAGAATTTTGTCCAGAGGCAGAATCTAAATT AAGAACGCGCGAAAAACTCTTAAATTTCTTTGAGTATAAAGATGGTCAGAAACATGTACCTGGTACATTGGTTAAGTGTTTTGCCCGTTCGGCAGCAGGTATAAAAACACCCAAAGCCAAGGATATGAGAACGGAAAGATGTCTACAACGTTGCATAGAGTATTTGTTAAAGGA caTTATACTAGATAAACGAAAACCTTTTAATCTTGTTTACGATTTCATATTCGATCGTCTGCGTGCTATAAGACAAGAGATGGTTATGCAAAATTATAATGCTAAGCAAACTATCAAATTATTACAGCCCATGATTATGTTCCTAAGCTATAGTCGTTATAAGTTATGTGAAGAAGCTGTTGATAATTTCGATCCCAAAATATGTGAACAACATTTACAAGAGTGTCTAAAAAGGGCTTTAGTTTGTTACGATGAAATATCACTGGATGATTTAAAACTAATTGATATTTTCAATCGTGCTTTTCTAGAGGCATTatatcaaattttcaatttaggCTCTGTGGATGCCTTAAAGCGATGTCTTACCTTGCCCCAGGAAATAAG aacCCACTCACTTTTTTCCCTAGTCTTTAAAATATCTCTTAGTTATTTACAAGGTAACTACTATCGCGTTTTAACTGGTCTCCAAACTCTTCCTCATATTCTATGTGCAATGGGATGTTTAAAATTACCCACTCTTAGAAG AAATCTCTatgaaatatttgcaaatgCTTACAGCAGTAAACAACTTTCCGTACCGGTCGATTTTGTGCAACGTCTTACTGCTCATGCCAATGTAAATGAACTCCTTGAAGATTGTAAATACTACAATATTAAGATTCTCGatgataaattacatttaaattttcaaaaaaatgattttaattccAAGATAACAATACTGAAGTGCAAGCATGAATATTTTGTtgatgtaaaattgaaaaatatttatttacctgaagttttgttaatgaaaaagatgtaa
- the LOC111679188 gene encoding exocyst complex component 1 has product MMNGHNFALGSGSSAPIVNNLSLASAAVPVSHSATTSPLYFTHILPSSTTIIEQPYSTDLEEQIGSSCGAVGESFLIEEIIDERDEEGNIVIDTGEFFISGDSIQYYAVPESMPPQIIMQPSNSSSTDSLAAYTAECVVQGGGAGEEILPDSTDANEVFDEYVTAQLNLDSNQFDITSQHLMAASHIKMENLVDHSHNPLGIKQERSDDLNYTCKNNKERKEKQRLNEKLKKSQTTKRWKQTKVPIRITQDEFNVTLWSALNSEDEDGEEEDVEEEPEENNIESELDNVNMKKESFNLETNEMLLKSSTLEEAEQQVQHILMNETSSKVHVHEGLSPAEYVIVPDPFTGDIVEEEVETANESIIEDIKTEETLLSTKSNDFTLIQDQDHQINDTELTETFPTAPTVFNNCNNLLACPQTSPEVEATVKLKSLPAKKAISTPAKKPPSATTSTTTSSPPPATANTPAYTTSATESGTVTVFRCTFRNCNKEFRNHSAMRKHSATHGPRGHVCAECGKSFVESSKLKRHQLVHTGEKPFECTFEGCGKRFSLDFNLRTHVRIHTGDRPYHCPVEGCHKCFAQSTNLKSHMLTHSKPKRKWPRPVNNKPLLARYGRLELGENPDLVYLETNEQYGPILDNSNILHSHNKMLSIGSLANIKHVLQKELFNGCGERLLSVVTVTKTFKKKRACYLCVATTPPPVPQVTVCLVKQAEQKDGDYKKKRVWQLDEIKWLDGRSEQFDIHEFDVQVEKLYKWYALNLHERQNFIAVLYKQIHKYARGAKAEFRNIPTAWLMDKSPEKLMGMDGSGGGRGSIRSSSTVRDGSGRGEGLRKNGGETEDEEEMEFTEFTALTDKEASELSKLFNECDYAVKDAELLIEKLSKELHDLDGANMQSVLASEKQVMLLMEHIDKAIGEADKFEERLDSYEEILGHVKETMEKIGGKNAMIKIANNNNIKLKEELSQIISQLDFPIAYQQILQAPDLNTPEGRKAAIIAAQSLQQALNSDIDPSLQRLVAVRDQMKRFENWKKNFLAPVKKHLNCLFIHLSNEIGDMSLSSTELVLPNHSSVHQRLTPHTELMHWIKAMDRTIYDGLTTVYTNSLSKIYERDIRNFFTLAKIQISEKLRNSREDLDLSTSSTSKKAAVSSVPHGTLGVNREQWGPGVDAADRERFDAVLEKVLAELEPIALQEQKFCINFFQMDVLSPSAKSANLDVMEKSVDMSQSMLLSPSSVSGAGDAQFPQKKIDRQINEEVRKLMNALFGCLEQELINFIQSFERFDCFYSLYVLERLNQHVMSAQDTHSFLSMTFASVLVHVKRNFDRFMQQQLQSIRDAKLPKRSKCGILPYVENFEYFSQTTEDFFRKSTRRTDGEKYIQLINAIFEGINTHAKDHPKTPLQVVRMENYHHMYSLLARLKVLSLDELKKEAKSRYNEALTNYVIQYFGRPLEKLNLFFEGVQQKIAQGVKETEISYQMAFSKQELRKVIIQYPAREVKKGLENLYRKVEKHLCEEENLLQVVWHAMQEEFIVQYKFLEERIQKCYAGSMISLEFNIQDILNFFSDIARSH; this is encoded by the exons ATGATGAACGGCCACAATTTCGCCTTGGGCTCTGGCAGCTCAGCACCCATTGTGAATAATTTGTCATTGGCATCGGCCGCAGTGCCTGTCTCTCATAGTGCTACAACTTCACCTTTGTATTTCACCCACATCTTACCGAGCAGCACCACAATAATCGAACAGCCTTATTCCACGGATCTAGAAGAGCAAATTGGCAGCAGCTGTGGTGCGGTGGGCGAAAGTTTTCTAATCGAAGAAATCATCGATGAACGTGATGAAGAGGGTAACATAGTCATAGACACGGGCGAATTCTTTATATCCGGCGACAGTATACAATATTATGCAGTTCCTGAATCGATGCCGCCTCAAATAATAATGCAGCCCTCGAATTCATCGTCTACAGATTCGCTAGCAGCCTATACGGCCGAATGTGTTGTGCAGGGTGGAGGAGCCGGCGAAGAAATCTTACCGGACTCTACGGATGCTAATGAAGTGTTTGATGAATACGTTACGGCGCAATTAAATCTGGACAGTAATCAGTTTGATATAACATCCCAACACCTGATGGCAGCAAGTCacattaaaatggaaaatttagtcGACCACAGCCACAATCCATTGGGAATTAAGCAAGAGAGGTCGGACGACCTCAATTATACGTGTAAAAACAATAAGGAAAGAAAAGAGAAACAGcgattaaatgaaaaactaaaaaagtcaCAAACTACCAAACGTTGGAAGCAGACAAAAGTACCCATACGCATAACACAAGATGAATTCAATGTCACCCTGTGGTCAGCACTCAATTCAGAAGATGAAGATGGAGAAGAGGAAGATGTCGAAGAAGAGCCcgaagaaaataatattgaaagcGAGCTTGATAATGTTAACATGAAAAAGGAGTCATTTAACTTGGAAACTAATGAAATGTTATTGAAATCCAGCACACTAGAAGAAGCGGAACAACAGGTGCAGCACATTTTAATGAACGAAACTAGTAGCAAAGTTCATGTACATGAAGGCCTCTCGCCGGCGGAATATGTCATAGTTCCAGATCCATTTACCGGTGATATAGTCGAAGAAGAAGTAGAAACAGCAAATGAGAGTATTATCGAAGATATAAAAACTGAAGAAACCCTATTAAGCACTAAATCAAATGATTTTACTTTAATACAAGATCAAGATCATCAGATAAACGATACTGAATTAACAGAAACTTTTCCAACTGCACCAACCGTCTTCAACAATTGCAATAACCTATTAGCATGTCCGCAAACGTCTCCTGAGGTAGAGGCAACAGTCAAACTGAAAAGTCTGCCGGCCAAAAAAGCAATAAGCACGCCCGCAAAGAAACCCCCAAGTGCTACTACATCTACTACCACATCATCACCACCACCAGCAACTGCAAATACACCTGCTTACACAACATCTGCCACCGAATCGGGGACAGTGACGGTGTTTCGTTGTACATTTCGAAACTGTAATAAAGAGTTTCGCAATCACTCAGCCATGCGTAAACACTCTGCAACCCATGGGCCGCGCGGTCATGTCTGCGCTGAGTGTGGCAAATCTTTTGTAGAAAGTTCAAAACTAAAACGTCATCAATTGGTGCATACGGGCGAAAAACCTTTCGAGTGTACATTTGAAGGTTGTGGTAAACGTTTCTCCCTCGACTTTAACTTGCGTACACATGTTCGTATACATACGGGTGATCGACCCTATCATTGTCCAGTCGAAGGTTGCCACAAATGTTTCGCCCAATCCACAAATCTCAAGAGTCACATGTTGACTCATTCAAAACCGAAACGTAAATGGCCCAGGCCGGTTAATAATAAACCCCTACTAGCACGATATGGCCGTCTTGAATTGGGTGAAAATCCTGATTTGGTATATTTGGAAACTAACGAACAATACGGCCCTATTTTAGACAATtca AACATACTACACTCACATAATAAAATGCTATCTATTGGCTCGTTGGCCAACATTAAACATGTACTTCAAAAGGAATTATTTAATGGGTGCGGTGAGCGACTGCTCTCCGTGGTGACGGTAACGAAAACCTTCAAAAAGAAACGGGCCTGCTATTTATGCGTTGCCACGACACCACCACCCGTACCACAAGTCACAGTGTGTCTGGTAAAACAGGCCGAACAGAAAGATGGTGATTATAAGAAGAAACGTGTCTGGCAATTGGACGAAATCAAATGGCTAGACGGCCGTAGTGAACAGTTCGATATTCATGAGTTCGATGTACAGGTTGAGAAACTATACAAATGGTATGCACTTAACTTGCATGAGCGGCAAAATTTTATTGCTGTTCTGTATAAGCAAATCCATAAATATGCTCGTGGTGCTAAAGCAGAATTTCGCAATATTCCAACGGCTTGGCTAATGGATAAATCACCGGAAAAATTAATGGGTATGGATGGTAGTGGTGGAGGTCGTGGTAGTATACGTAGTTCATCGACTGTTCGTGACGGCAGTGGACGTGGTGAAGGTTTGCGCAAAAACGGTGGCGAAACTGAAGACGAAGAAGAAATGGAATTTACCGAATTTACTGCTTTGACCGATAAAGAAGCTTCGGAATTGTCGAAACTTTTTAATGAATGTGATTATGCGGTAAAGGATGCCGAATTGCTAATTGAAAAGTTATCAAAAGAATTACATGATTTAGATGGT GCAAATATGCAATCAGTATTAGCTTCGGAAAAACAAGTTATGCTTTTAATGGAACACATTGATAAAGCTATTGGTGAAGCTGATAAATTCGAAGAACGTTTAGATTCCTATGAGGAAATTTTGGGTCACGTTAAAGAGACCATGGAAAAGATTGGTGGCAAAAATGCCATGATTAAAATtgccaacaataataatattaagctTAAGGAGGAATTAAGTCAAATTATA TCCCAGTTGGATTTCCCAATTGCCTATCAACAAATATTGCAAGCACCCGATTTAAATACACCAGAAGGTCGTAAAGCTGCCATAATTGCTGCACAAAGCTTACAGCAGGCCTTAAATAGTGATATTGATCCTTCGCTTCAGCGATTGGTCGCAGTGCGTGATCAAATGAAACGTTTTGAAAACTGGAAAAAGAATTTCTTAGCGCCTgtgaaaaaacatttaaattgtctTTTCATACATTTGTCCAATGAAATTGGTGATATGTCCTTATCGAGCACAGAGCTAGTATTGCCGAATCATTCGTCAGTGCATCAACGTTTAACACCCCACACGGAATTGATGCATTGGATAAAGGCAATGGATCGTACGATATACGATGGTCTAACCACGGTCTACACTAATTCTTTGAGTAAAATTTATGAGCgtgatataagaaattttttcactTTG GCTAAAATACAAATTTCGGAAAAATTACGCAATTCACGTGAAGATTTAGATCTGTCGACATCTTCTACTTCTAAGAAAGCTGCTGTATCCTCCGTACCCCATGGTACACTGGGTGTGAATCGTGAACAATGGGGTCCTGGTGTAGATGCAGCTGATCGAGAACGTTTTGATGCGGTTTTGGAAAAGGTCTTAGCTGAATTGGAACCTATTGCTTTGCAAGAACAAAAATTCTGCattaatttctttcaaatggATGTGTTAAGTCCCTCAGCAAAAAGCGCTAATTTAGATGTAATGGAAAAAAGTGTTGATATGTCACAGTCTATGTTACTATCACCATCTTCGGTCAGTGGTGCTGGAGATG caCAATTTCcacaaaagaaaattgatcgtCAAATCAATGAAGAAGTTCGTAAGTTAATGAACGCTTTGTTTGGCTGTCTGGAACAGGAACTTATTAATTTCATACAAAGTTTTGAACGTTTTGATTGTTT CTATTCTCTTTATGTATTGGAACGTTTAAATCAACATGTCATGTCCGCCCAAGATACACATTCCTTTTTAAGCATGACCTTTGCCTCGGTACTGGTACATGTTAAACGtaattttgatcgttttatgcAGCAACAATTACAATCTATACGTGATGCCAAATTGCCTAAACGCTCGAAATGCGGCATCTTACCGTATGTGGAAAATTTCGAATATTTCTCACAAACAACCGAGGATTTCTTTAGGAAATCAACACGTCGCACCGATGGAGAAAAGTATATACAATTGATAAATGCCATATTCGAGGGCATTAATACACATGCCAAGGATCATCCTAAAACACCACTACAAGTGGTGCGCATGGAAAATTATCATCATATGTATTCACTGTTGGCACGCTTAAAGGTACTCAGTTTGGATGAGCTAAAGAAAGAGGCCAAGTCGCGTTACAACGAAGCCTTAACGAATTATGTTATACAGTATTTTGGCAGACCattggaaaaattaaat CTCTTTTTTGAAGGTGTACAACAGAAAATTGCCCAGGGGGTAAAGGAAACAGAAATAAGTTATCAAATGGCTTTTTCCAAGCAAGAGTTGCGCAAAGTTATCATACAATATCCAGCACGTGAGGTGAAAAAGGGTTTGGAAAATCTCTATCGCAAAGTGGAGAAACATTTGTGCGAAGAGGAGAATCTTTTGCAAGTAGTATGGCATGCTATGCAGGAAGAATTCATTGTACAATATAAATTCCTAGAAGAGCGTATACAGAAGTGTTATGCCGGTTCTATGATTAGTTTAGAATTTAATATACAagacattttaaatttcttttcagaTATAGCGCGTTCCCATTAA
- the LOC111679185 gene encoding T-cell activation inhibitor, mitochondrial, with the protein MLLKNFVINGLKNPSLFLPQKSNVLPRLFLPTTRCLSTELAAALRPFYFAVHPDLFGQYPEQRSVNEDSLKQLSSHMQMLYERKYHALREKKILKFYIREENVEERNKFKLIKITLDSRSQDPKKIIQELLELCNLSTDYIKTVKSAPVKPNQGASYGGGSGTMGFRPAQDYNYGSEFAGFESSYYKAKEEIKKPLDTWITDNATLAKTRSKDLESLKADVYKLQKTVIQNLELKDARYDCGWNFEHYRGCLKTLERLASMHGEHMKHLKGRVVVFAPFTGISLEGHVMLFTGDVLNNWIEFIRNIPSHDAFLKKIPIYENTLSRVLKQIKIGRRKFMPKQQAVEYAGHLMKVTTTLGDYLSVKKFPKSWPDTLQDYEIVIESEAGPLMVSPTGQLIAPATCPGFMLVDFITSNLEVAKERNQKYQEEKHIERDLTEKCIKQLCLKSLTKDDSVTPEKMIESLRALLKYNSSLFKDLELHITNFYTVLTDGIVCIPWDFDKR; encoded by the exons atgCTGTTGAAGAACTTTGTTATAAATGGACTTAAGAATCCCTCACTATTTTTGCCACAGAAGTCTAACGTATTGCCTAGATTATTTTTGCCGACAACACGTTGTCTCAGCACTGAATTAGCAGCTGCATTAAGGCCCTTTTATTTTGCGGTACATCCCGATCTCTTTGGTCAATATCCTGAACAGCGTTCCGTCAATGAAGATTCCTTAAAGCAGCTAAGTTCACATATGCAAATGTTATATGAACGTAAATATCATGCTTTACgcgaaaagaaaatattaaaattttacatacgcGAAGAAAATGTAGAAGAACGCAACAagtttaagttaattaaaataacactGGATAGTCGTTCACAagatccaaaaaaaattattcaggAATTATTGGAATTGTGTAATTTATCGACGGATTATATAAAGACTGTTAAAAGCGCGCCAGTGAAACCTAATCAAGGAGCTTCTTATGGTGGTGGCAGTGGTACAATGGGTTTTAGACCAGCTCAAGATTATAATTATGGTTCAGAATTTGCAGGATTCGAAAGTTCATATTATAAG GCAAAGGAGGAAATAAAGAAACCACTTGATACCTGGATTACCGATAACGCCACTTTGGCTAAAACGCGTTCCAAAGATCTTGAGTCACTCAAAGCGGATGTATATAAACTTCAAAAAACTGTTATTCAGAATTTAGAATTAAAAGATGCACGCTACGATTGTGGTTGGAATTTTGAACATTATCGTGGTTGCCTCAAAACTCTCGAACGTCTCGCCTCTATGCATGGCGAACACATGAAACATTTAAAAGGTCGCGTTGTGGTATTTGCACCCTTTACAGGCATTAGTTTAGAGGGTCATGTTATGCTCTTCACCGGTGATGTTCTTAACAATTGGATTGAATTCATACGAAACATTCCTAGCCACGATGCTTTCCTCAAGAAAATACCCATCTATGAAAATACACTATCACGTGTtctgaaacaaataaaaataggaCGACGAAAATTTATGCCGAAACAACAGGCAGTGGAATATGCGGGACATCTAATGAAAGTCACCACAACATTGGGTGACTATTTGAGTGTTAAGAAATTTCCAAAATCTTGGCCAGATACATTACAGGATTATGAAATTGTTATTGAATCCGAAGCAGGTCCATTAATGGTAAGTCCAACGGGACAATTGATAGCACCCGCTACTTGTCCCGGTTTTATGTTAGTCGATTTTATAACATCCAATCTAGAAGTGGCAAAGGAACGCAATCAAAAATACCAAGAGGAAAAACATATCGAAAGAGATTTGACTGAAAAATGCATTAAACAATTGTGCCTAAAATCACTGACCAAAGACGATTCAGTGACACCAGAAAAAATGATTGAATCACTAAGGGCACTACTCAAATACAATTCGTCATTGTTTAAAGATTTAGAATtgcatataacaaatttttatacagTTTTAACAGATGGTATAGTCTGCATACCATGGGACTTTGATAAAcgatag
- the LOC111679208 gene encoding uncharacterized protein LOC111679208 isoform X2 — translation MSVIKRESTYWQDSERSDKFVKLLDSGLLSDCKFIVGPDDATAETINGHKIMFVLESPVLERMLTGDFIEAEKDKGIRINDVDPHDFKNFCHMIYDNNSSNLKKFTLEEIMELYRICDKYMVQSICETCISYFKDTIKGLHLDRLIIMFEFATNLEDKSLQTAVEKEISTHKETSMVDKLNELPLKVFYDYVLFLSKLSVPHSPLMIFNTIDSYFKRNHLIRKGVKTTITETISEKKNQEIITENMTDKDGKGPIMKMFETAVGKEKEAIMEYMSDGANTENKEINNIQSFKSMLFALVKFEEMTPYEFVTGPGESDLFGFRYKYQMLSYLCTTKFAFTRRNY, via the exons atGTCGGTAATAAAAAGGGAATCGACTTACTGGCAAGATTCAGA ACGATCggataaatttgtaaaactcTTGGATTCAGGATTATTGTCCGACTGCAAGTTTATTGTTGGACCCGATGACGCAACGGCTGAAACAATAAACGGTCATAAAATAATGTTCGTTTTAGAATCACCAGTATTGGAACGAATGCTAACTGGAGACTTTATCGAAGCAGAAAAAGATAAAGGAATACGCATAAATGATGTTGATCCGCatgatttcaaaaatttttgccATATGATTTATGATAATAATTCATCAAATCTTAAAAAGTTTACTTTAGAAGAAATAATGGAATTGTATCGTATATGTGACAAATATATGGTTCAATCGATTTGTGAAACTTGCATAAGTTATTTTAAAGATACAATAAAAGGTCTTCACTTAGATcgattaataataatgtttgaaTTTGCCACTAACCTGGAAGATAAAAGTTTACAAACTGCTGTAGAGAAG GAAATTTCTACTCATAAGGAAACGTCAATGGTTGACAAACTCAATGAATTGCCCTTGAAAGTATTTTATGATTATGTTCTTTTTCTCAGCAAGTTATCGGTACCACATTCACCTTTAATGATCTTCAATACAATTGATTCATATTTTAAACGTAACCATTTAATAAGAAAAGGAGTTAAAACGACTATAACAGAGACAATTTCAGAAAAGAAAAACCAAGAAATCATAACGGAAAATATGACAGACAAGGATGGCAAAGGACCtataatgaaaatgtttgaaacGGCGGTCGGAAAAGAAAAAGAAGCTATAATGGAATATATGTCAGACGGAGCTAACACTGAAAATAAGGAAATAAACAATATACAGTCGTTTAAAAGTATGCTTTTCGCGTtagtaaaatttgaagaaatgaCACCCTATGAGTTTGTAACTGGACCAGGAGAATCAGATCTTTTTGGTTTTCGATATAAATACCAAATGCTTTCGTATTTGTGTACTACGAAATTTGCTTTTACCAGAAGAAATTACTAA